One stretch of Pigmentiphaga aceris DNA includes these proteins:
- the fmdA gene encoding formamidase, whose translation MPKTLIDVDLAQSPYDNPMIHNRWHPDIPMAVWVKPGDDFVLETYDWTGGAIKNDDSADDVRDVDLSTVHFLSGPVGVEGAEPGDLLVVDLLDIGAKDDSLWGFNGFFSKKNGGGFLTEHFPLAQKSIWDFHGIYTSSRHIPGVKFAGLIHPGLIGCLPDQALLDTWNKREIDFIATEPDRVPPLANAPFAPTAHMGKMTGEARDKAAAEGARTVPPREHGGNCDIKDLSRGSKVFFPVYVDGAGLSVGDLHFSQGDGEITFCGAIEMAGWVHMKVSLIKGGMAKYGIKNPVFQPSPLVPNYKDYLIFEGISVDEQGKQHYLDVHVAYRQACLNAIEYLKKFGYSGAQAYSILGSAPVQGHISGVVDIPNACATLWLPTEIFEFDIKPNASGPIQHIKGDIQMPLSQDR comes from the coding sequence ATGCCCAAGACCCTGATCGACGTTGATCTGGCGCAATCGCCCTACGACAACCCGATGATTCACAACCGCTGGCACCCGGACATCCCGATGGCCGTCTGGGTCAAACCCGGTGACGACTTCGTGCTGGAAACCTACGACTGGACGGGCGGCGCGATCAAGAACGACGACAGCGCCGACGACGTGCGCGACGTGGACCTGTCCACCGTCCATTTCTTGAGTGGCCCGGTGGGCGTGGAAGGCGCAGAACCCGGCGACCTGCTGGTGGTGGATCTGCTCGACATCGGTGCCAAAGACGACAGCCTGTGGGGCTTCAACGGCTTCTTCTCGAAGAAGAACGGCGGCGGTTTCCTGACCGAACACTTCCCGCTGGCGCAGAAATCCATCTGGGACTTCCACGGCATCTACACCAGCTCCCGTCACATCCCCGGCGTGAAATTTGCGGGCCTGATCCACCCCGGCCTGATTGGCTGCCTGCCCGACCAAGCCTTGCTGGATACCTGGAACAAACGCGAAATCGACTTCATCGCGACTGAACCCGACCGTGTGCCGCCGCTGGCCAATGCCCCGTTCGCCCCCACCGCTCACATGGGCAAAATGACCGGCGAAGCCCGCGACAAAGCCGCTGCCGAAGGTGCCCGCACCGTGCCCCCGCGCGAACACGGCGGCAACTGCGACATCAAGGATTTGTCACGCGGATCGAAGGTGTTCTTCCCCGTGTACGTGGACGGCGCGGGCCTGTCGGTAGGCGACCTGCACTTCTCGCAAGGCGACGGCGAAATCACCTTCTGCGGTGCCATCGAGATGGCCGGCTGGGTACACATGAAGGTCAGCCTGATCAAAGGCGGCATGGCCAAATACGGCATCAAGAACCCGGTGTTTCAGCCAAGCCCCCTGGTACCGAATTACAAGGACTACCTGATCTTCGAAGGCATCTCGGTCGACGAGCAGGGCAAGCAGCACTACCTGGACGTACACGTCGCCTACCGCCAGGCATGCCTGAACGCCATCGAATACCTGAAGAAATTCGGCTACAGCGGCGCGCAGGCGTACTCCATTCTGGGCAGCGCGCCGGTGCAAGGGCACATCAGCGGCGTAGTCGATATTCCGAACGCATGCGCCACCTTGTGGCTGCCAACGGAGATATTTGAGTTCGACATCAAACCCAATGCGTCCGGGCCGATCCAGCACATCAAGGGCGACATCCAGATGCCCTTGTCGCAGGACCGTTGA
- a CDS encoding DUF445 domain-containing protein — protein sequence MPPTTPSAIDYDDTRRRALRRMQVIATGLLIAVALLYVLAVSLRAHHGAWDYVAAFAEAAMIGALADWFAVVALFRHPLGMRFIPHTAIIPKNKNRIADNLGQFVQGEFFATERVLKALRDLHPGRRLAILLSTPSQADRLASAALQMAGYALTALNEKAVQRWLQNVAGDLVRRLDLATLIGEVLDLLTRNGRHQELLDRLLARAAAFLNEPEVRENIEARAQEHIPLYFQTLKKYGAEKVVSRVLEVVASILTEIDKDPAHPLRATLDEGLAKMVERLRADDSLREQVEQWKAGLATDPAVARYLARVWADLREWMGKAAQDPSTVPHVSVVIQRVGRALAADDRMKAWIDDELATHVPGLLDSLRPRLARFIAEKVREWNESEIVEKLELNIGRDLQFIRINGTLVGGGVGLLLHAVTQWLTG from the coding sequence ATGCCCCCCACCACGCCGTCTGCCATTGACTACGATGACACCCGCCGTCGCGCGCTGCGTCGCATGCAGGTGATCGCCACTGGCTTGTTGATTGCGGTGGCGCTGTTGTACGTGCTGGCGGTGTCGCTACGTGCGCATCATGGGGCGTGGGACTACGTGGCCGCGTTTGCGGAAGCCGCCATGATCGGTGCCTTGGCTGACTGGTTCGCGGTGGTGGCTTTGTTCCGGCATCCCTTGGGCATGCGTTTCATTCCGCACACGGCAATCATTCCGAAGAACAAGAACCGTATTGCCGACAACCTGGGCCAGTTCGTGCAGGGTGAATTCTTTGCCACCGAGCGGGTGTTGAAGGCCCTGCGCGACCTGCATCCGGGCCGGCGACTGGCCATTTTGTTGTCGACCCCCTCGCAGGCCGATCGGCTGGCATCTGCCGCGCTCCAGATGGCGGGGTACGCCCTGACGGCGCTCAACGAGAAAGCCGTGCAGCGCTGGCTGCAGAACGTGGCGGGTGATCTGGTGCGGCGGCTGGACCTGGCCACGCTGATCGGCGAGGTGCTGGACCTGCTGACCCGCAACGGCCGTCATCAGGAATTGCTGGACCGCCTGCTGGCGCGTGCTGCCGCTTTCCTGAACGAGCCGGAAGTGCGCGAGAACATCGAGGCGCGCGCGCAGGAACACATTCCGCTGTATTTCCAGACACTGAAAAAGTACGGTGCCGAGAAGGTGGTGTCGCGGGTGTTGGAAGTGGTGGCCTCCATCCTGACCGAGATCGACAAAGACCCCGCGCACCCGCTGCGTGCCACGCTGGACGAAGGCTTGGCGAAGATGGTGGAACGGCTGCGCGCCGATGACAGCCTGCGTGAGCAGGTCGAGCAGTGGAAAGCCGGTCTGGCTACCGACCCTGCCGTGGCGCGTTATCTGGCGCGGGTCTGGGCCGACCTGCGCGAGTGGATGGGCAAGGCGGCACAAGACCCGAGCACCGTACCGCATGTGTCAGTGGTGATTCAGCGTGTGGGCCGTGCGCTGGCGGCAGATGATCGTATGAAAGCCTGGATCGACGATGAACTTGCCACGCATGTGCCCGGCCTGTTGGACAGCCTGCGCCCGCGTCTGGCGCGCTTCATTGCCGAGAAGGTGCGGGAATGGAACGAATCCGAGATCGTCGAAAAACTTGAACTGAATATTGGTCGTGATCTGCAGTTCATCCGCATCAACGGCACGCTGGTGGGTGGCGGGGTGGGCTTGCTGCTGCATGCGGTGACGCAGTGGCTGACGGGTTGA
- a CDS encoding MATE family efflux transporter yields MDKPQSVILTGSIPRALLHLAVPIILANILQTGYQLTDAFWVGRLGASAVAAISVSFPVTFLVIALGSGLAMAGATLSSQYMGAGRQDMVNHVAAQTMLMVVVTSVLLGALGYVLAPYLLSLLGVAPEVYTNALGFMRVSFVGVIFVFTYAMFQALMRGVGQTRVPLIIVAATVLLNFVLDPLFIFGWGPIPGFGVMGAAFATLITQALAAVAGIVIFLRGRHGIQLTWRGFMPDPTYLRRAFFLGIPGSLELSTRALGLMIMSFLVASFGTLTIAAYGVGSNILQIVTVPVMGLSMAVSTLVGQNIGAGQVERAAKAASLGAVVGFLLLSLMGAIAWLLAPTLIAFFIPDDADVIREGAHFLRIMCLAWGGIGVQLCIVSAFRASGNMLMAMVIAMVSQWMIQFPLAYVLAKHTTLGADGLWWSFPITNVVVALVSVCWFARGSWKTKRLTEDDHQIAKIADHAMVEEGAR; encoded by the coding sequence ATGGATAAACCTCAGTCGGTCATCCTGACCGGATCGATCCCCCGCGCCTTGCTGCACTTGGCCGTACCCATCATTCTGGCCAACATCCTGCAGACCGGGTATCAGTTGACCGATGCCTTCTGGGTCGGCCGCCTGGGCGCATCGGCCGTCGCCGCCATTTCCGTCAGCTTCCCCGTCACCTTCCTGGTGATCGCCCTTGGCTCCGGCCTGGCCATGGCAGGTGCCACCTTGTCGTCCCAATACATGGGCGCAGGCCGGCAAGACATGGTGAACCACGTCGCCGCGCAGACCATGCTGATGGTGGTCGTGACCTCCGTATTGCTGGGTGCGCTGGGCTATGTGCTGGCCCCTTACCTGCTGTCCTTGCTGGGCGTGGCCCCCGAGGTCTACACCAACGCACTGGGCTTCATGCGCGTGTCCTTCGTGGGCGTGATCTTCGTCTTCACCTACGCCATGTTCCAGGCGCTGATGCGCGGCGTGGGCCAGACCCGCGTGCCGCTCATCATCGTGGCCGCCACCGTGCTGCTGAACTTCGTGCTCGACCCGCTATTCATCTTCGGCTGGGGACCAATCCCCGGCTTCGGCGTCATGGGTGCGGCCTTCGCCACCCTGATCACCCAGGCACTGGCCGCTGTCGCCGGCATCGTCATCTTCCTGCGCGGCCGACACGGCATCCAGCTGACCTGGCGCGGGTTCATGCCCGACCCAACCTACCTGCGCCGCGCGTTCTTCCTGGGTATCCCCGGCTCACTGGAGCTGTCCACGCGGGCACTGGGACTGATGATCATGTCCTTCCTGGTGGCCAGCTTCGGCACCTTGACCATCGCCGCCTACGGCGTGGGCTCGAACATTCTGCAGATCGTCACCGTCCCGGTCATGGGCCTGTCGATGGCCGTGTCCACCTTGGTCGGCCAGAACATTGGCGCAGGCCAGGTCGAACGTGCCGCAAAAGCAGCCAGCCTGGGTGCAGTCGTAGGCTTCCTGCTGCTTAGTTTGATGGGCGCAATCGCCTGGTTGCTGGCCCCGACCCTGATCGCCTTCTTCATCCCCGACGACGCCGACGTCATCCGCGAAGGCGCGCATTTCCTGCGCATCATGTGCCTGGCCTGGGGCGGCATCGGTGTGCAGCTGTGCATCGTTTCCGCGTTCCGCGCGTCCGGCAACATGCTGATGGCCATGGTCATTGCCATGGTGTCGCAGTGGATGATCCAGTTCCCGCTGGCCTACGTGCTGGCCAAGCACACCACGCTGGGCGCAGATGGCCTGTGGTGGTCGTTCCCGATCACCAACGTGGTGGTGGCGCTGGTGTCGGTGTGCTGGTTTGCGCGGGGAAGCTGGAAGACGAAACGGCTGACGGAGGATGACCACCAGATTGCGAAGATCGCGGATCACGCGATGGTGGAGGAAGGGGCGCGGTGA
- the urtC gene encoding urea ABC transporter permease subunit UrtC gives MNPFYRNVLGGREGAIGIAILAALVFIVFPLTLDVFRLNLVGKYLSYAFVAIGLVMCWGYGGILSLGQGVFFGIGGYCMAMFLKLEASTPEATKIQSTPGIPDFMDWNQLTELPWLWVPFKSFLFTMLAVPLIPALLAFIIGVAMFKRRVGDVYFAIVTQAIALILSVLIIGQQGLTGGVNGITDLKTLLGWDIRTDSARFTLYFVNAALLFGCVLLGRFLLSSKLGKLLLAMRDKEERVRFSGYDVASFKVFVFCLAAMFSAIGGAMFTLQVGFMSPSFVGIVPSIEMIIYAAVGGRLSLLGAIYGTLLVNFGKSYFSETFPQLWLFLMGGLFISVVMAFPNGLAGLYVSHVRPRLFRKRVAADAAVASDDKVTA, from the coding sequence ATGAATCCCTTTTATCGCAACGTGCTGGGTGGTCGCGAGGGTGCCATCGGCATCGCCATCCTGGCAGCCCTGGTCTTCATCGTGTTCCCGCTGACGCTGGATGTGTTCCGGCTCAACCTGGTGGGCAAGTATCTGTCCTACGCCTTCGTCGCCATCGGACTGGTGATGTGCTGGGGATACGGCGGCATTCTGAGCCTGGGGCAGGGCGTGTTCTTCGGCATCGGCGGCTACTGCATGGCGATGTTCCTGAAGCTGGAAGCGTCCACGCCAGAAGCCACCAAGATTCAGTCCACACCCGGCATTCCCGACTTCATGGACTGGAACCAGCTCACGGAATTGCCCTGGTTGTGGGTGCCGTTCAAAAGCTTCCTGTTCACGATGCTGGCCGTGCCACTGATCCCCGCGCTGCTGGCCTTCATCATCGGCGTGGCGATGTTCAAGCGCCGCGTGGGTGACGTGTATTTCGCCATCGTCACGCAAGCGATTGCGCTGATCCTGTCGGTGCTGATCATTGGCCAGCAAGGGCTGACGGGCGGCGTGAACGGCATCACCGATCTGAAGACCTTGCTGGGCTGGGACATCCGCACCGACTCGGCGCGTTTCACGCTGTATTTCGTCAACGCTGCGCTGCTGTTCGGCTGCGTATTGCTCGGTCGATTCCTGCTGTCGTCCAAGCTGGGCAAGCTGCTGCTGGCCATGCGCGACAAGGAAGAGCGCGTGCGGTTTTCCGGCTACGACGTGGCCAGCTTCAAGGTGTTTGTGTTCTGCCTGGCGGCCATGTTCTCGGCGATTGGCGGGGCCATGTTCACGCTGCAAGTGGGCTTCATGTCGCCGTCGTTTGTGGGCATCGTGCCCTCTATCGAGATGATTATCTACGCCGCCGTGGGCGGGCGCTTGTCTCTGCTGGGGGCCATTTACGGCACGCTGCTGGTCAACTTCGGCAAGAGCTATTTCTCCGAGACCTTCCCGCAGTTGTGGTTGTTCCTGATGGGTGGACTGTTCATCTCGGTCGTGATGGCCTTCCCCAACGGCCTGGCAGGTTTGTACGTCAGCCATGTGCGACCGCGTCTGTTCAGAAAGCGTGTCGCGGCTGATGCCGCAGTGGCTTCCGACGACAAGGTGACCGCATGA
- the urtD gene encoding urea ABC transporter ATP-binding protein UrtD, whose product MGGTPIGAGKRPTEFTLYIEDLTVKFGGFTAVDKLNLYVDRNELRVVIGPNGAGKTTLLDLICGRTKATSGSIRFKDIELTGMSEHRIVRAGVGRKFQTPSIYESLSVRENLEVSFPRGRSVFGAIAFRRTRDVVERVEQVAEDIFLSEMLDRSAELLSHGQKQWLEIGMLLMQEPELMMLDEPVAGMSVSEREKTAELLNRISRNRSVIVIEHDMEFVKHIAHKVTVLHQGKVLAEGPMDKVQADPRVVEVYLGH is encoded by the coding sequence ATCGGCGGTACGCCGATTGGCGCAGGCAAGCGTCCCACGGAATTCACGTTGTACATCGAAGACCTGACCGTGAAATTCGGCGGCTTCACGGCGGTGGACAAGCTCAACCTGTACGTGGACCGCAACGAGTTGCGGGTGGTGATCGGCCCCAATGGCGCAGGCAAGACCACGCTGCTGGACCTGATCTGCGGCCGCACCAAGGCCACGTCCGGCAGCATCCGCTTCAAGGACATTGAACTCACCGGCATGAGCGAGCACCGCATCGTGCGCGCAGGCGTCGGCCGCAAGTTCCAGACGCCGTCCATCTACGAGAGCCTGTCGGTGCGCGAGAACCTGGAAGTGTCCTTCCCGCGCGGGCGCTCGGTATTCGGGGCGATTGCGTTTCGCCGCACCCGCGATGTGGTCGAACGGGTAGAGCAAGTCGCTGAAGACATCTTCCTGTCCGAGATGCTCGACCGATCTGCCGAACTGCTGTCGCACGGCCAGAAACAGTGGCTGGAGATCGGCATGCTGCTGATGCAGGAACCCGAACTGATGATGCTCGACGAGCCGGTGGCCGGCATGAGCGTGTCGGAACGCGAGAAGACGGCGGAATTGCTGAACCGCATCAGCCGCAACCGTTCGGTGATCGTGATCGAGCACGACATGGAATTCGTGAAACACATCGCGCACAAGGTCACCGTGCTGCACCAGGGCAAGGTGCTGGCCGAAGGACCGATGGACAAGGTGCAGGCCGATCCACGCGTGGTTGAAGTCTATCTGGGGCATTGA
- a CDS encoding FmdB family zinc ribbon protein: protein MPLYEYRCADCGDFAAMRSMARYQEPAACPACGASSPRVLISAPALASMSGVLRKSIEVNERSAHAPRSSSGGHGMSCSCCKGGSKAGALPSRTVKGADGSKRFPSARPWMISH from the coding sequence ATGCCCCTGTACGAATACCGCTGCGCCGATTGCGGCGACTTTGCCGCCATGCGTTCGATGGCGCGTTATCAGGAACCGGCAGCGTGCCCGGCCTGCGGAGCGTCCTCGCCCCGCGTGCTGATCAGCGCGCCGGCCTTGGCGTCGATGTCAGGCGTGCTGCGCAAGTCGATCGAGGTGAACGAACGCAGTGCACATGCGCCGCGCAGCAGCAGCGGTGGGCATGGGATGAGTTGTTCGTGCTGCAAGGGCGGTTCAAAAGCAGGTGCCTTGCCCAGCCGGACGGTGAAGGGTGCGGATGGCAGCAAGCGCTTCCCGTCGGCCAGGCCGTGGATGATCAGTCATTGA
- the urtE gene encoding urea ABC transporter ATP-binding subunit UrtE has protein sequence MLKVSGLVSGYGQSEVIHGIDLSVGQGEIVAIMGRNGMGKTSLFKTLMGILPTTHGQVRVADTDLTKLDSFQRVRAGIAYVPQGRMIFPTLTVEENIRTGLRHNAMRAPIPAEIYALFPVLFDMRKRRGGDLSGGQQQQLAIARALVTEPRVLMLDEPTEGIQPSIIKDIARALLEIRQMKNLAIVVSEQVLSFTMQIADRLIVIDRGRFVHEDLRANVDEQTINRYLSV, from the coding sequence TTGTTGAAGGTGTCCGGCCTCGTGTCCGGCTACGGCCAGAGCGAAGTCATCCACGGCATCGATCTCAGCGTTGGCCAGGGCGAGATCGTGGCCATCATGGGCCGCAACGGCATGGGCAAGACATCCTTGTTCAAGACGCTGATGGGCATTCTGCCTACCACCCACGGACAGGTCCGCGTGGCCGATACCGACCTGACAAAGCTGGACAGCTTCCAGCGTGTGCGTGCAGGCATTGCCTACGTACCGCAGGGCCGCATGATTTTCCCGACGCTTACCGTCGAAGAAAACATCCGCACCGGCCTGCGCCACAACGCGATGCGCGCGCCGATTCCTGCCGAGATATATGCCCTGTTCCCCGTGCTGTTCGACATGCGCAAAAGGCGCGGCGGCGATCTGTCCGGGGGCCAGCAGCAACAGTTGGCGATCGCCCGCGCCTTGGTCACCGAGCCGCGTGTGCTGATGCTGGATGAACCCACGGAAGGCATCCAGCCCTCGATCATCAAAGACATCGCCCGCGCACTGCTGGAGATCCGCCAGATGAAGAACCTGGCCATCGTCGTGTCGGAACAAGTGCTGAGTTTCACCATGCAGATCGCCGACCGCCTGATCGTGATCGACCGGGGCAGATTCGTGCACGAAGACCTGCGCGCCAACGTCGATGAACAGACCATCAATCGTTATCTGTCGGTGTAG
- a CDS encoding helix-turn-helix transcriptional regulator: MEYTFTLKYQLSPQDCNPDEIVERLGAEGCDDALIGIGQPGRIALDFARDAQTAKDALLSALADIRRAVPSAKLIEASPDFVGLTDVAEIVGVSRQNMRKLMVTHATSFPAPVHEGSSAVWHLADVLSWLQAKGGYLLTPAIVEIAATTMQINLAKEARQMAPKVQREIRALVA, translated from the coding sequence GTGGAATACACCTTCACGCTCAAATATCAGTTGTCGCCTCAAGACTGCAATCCAGATGAGATCGTGGAACGGCTGGGTGCCGAGGGCTGTGACGACGCGCTTATCGGCATAGGCCAGCCTGGACGCATTGCGTTGGACTTTGCGCGTGATGCGCAAACTGCCAAAGACGCGTTGCTCAGTGCGCTGGCAGACATTAGACGCGCGGTGCCATCTGCGAAGTTGATTGAAGCGTCACCCGACTTTGTCGGACTGACGGACGTGGCAGAGATCGTCGGCGTGTCGCGTCAGAACATGCGCAAATTGATGGTCACGCATGCGACAAGCTTTCCTGCACCGGTGCACGAAGGCAGCTCGGCGGTATGGCATTTGGCCGATGTGTTGTCGTGGCTACAGGCAAAGGGAGGCTATCTGCTGACGCCTGCCATCGTGGAGATTGCTGCCACCACCATGCAGATCAACTTGGCCAAGGAAGCGCGTCAGATGGCACCGAAGGTGCAGCGCGAAATTCGGGCTTTGGTAGCGTGA
- a CDS encoding OsmC domain/YcaO domain-containing protein, translating to MEIKVNFLDKLRLEAKFDDFTVIADQPIRYKGDGSAPGPFDYFLASSALCAAYFVKLYCVNRDIPTENIRLSQNNIVDPENRYQQIFKIQVELPGDISAKDREGILRSIDRCTVKKVVQAGPEFVIEEVENLDADAQALLTLNPDANAKTFIPGKDLPLEQTIANMSAMLADLGIKIEIASWRNLVPNVWSLHIRDAHSPMCFTNGKGSTKESALASALGEYIERINANHFYAGSFWGEDIANAEFVHYPDERWFKPGRKDALPKEILDEYTREIYDPEGELRASHLIDTNSGNAARGICSLPYVRQSDGETVYFPSNLIENLYVSNGMSAGNTLAEAQVQCLSEIFERAVKREILEGEIALPDVPQDVLAKYPGIVAGIKALEEQGFPVLVKDASLGGQYPVMCVTLMNPRTGGVFASFGAHPSLEVALERSLTELLQGRSFEGLNDLPRPTFASDVVTDENNFVEHFIDSSGIVSWRFFSARADHEFVEWDFTSKGDNANAEEAATLFGILEGMGKEVYVAVYEHLGATACRILVPGYSEVYPVEDLVWDNTNKALLFRTDVLNLHRLDDDALAALLDRLENNELDDYLDIATLIGIEFDENTDWGQLTVLELRLLINLALKQFDAAQELVEAFLQYNDNTVERGLFYQAMSAALEVLLDDELEMDDYVTNFRRMFGNPRMDAVLGSLDGSVRFFGLTPTSMKLEGLDRHARLIDSYKKLHVARAKTAAVVG from the coding sequence ATGGAAATCAAGGTCAACTTTCTCGACAAGCTTCGCCTCGAAGCCAAGTTCGATGACTTCACGGTAATTGCCGACCAGCCCATCCGTTACAAGGGCGATGGTTCTGCCCCGGGCCCATTCGACTATTTCCTGGCGTCGTCGGCTTTGTGCGCGGCGTACTTCGTGAAGTTGTACTGCGTGAACCGCGATATTCCAACTGAAAATATCCGCCTGTCGCAGAACAATATCGTTGATCCGGAAAACCGATATCAGCAGATATTCAAAATCCAGGTTGAATTGCCTGGCGATATTTCCGCCAAAGACCGCGAAGGTATCCTGCGTTCCATCGACCGTTGCACGGTCAAAAAGGTGGTGCAGGCTGGCCCGGAATTCGTGATCGAAGAAGTCGAGAATCTGGATGCCGACGCGCAGGCTTTGCTGACGCTGAACCCGGATGCCAACGCCAAGACTTTCATCCCCGGCAAGGACCTGCCGCTTGAGCAGACCATCGCCAACATGTCGGCCATGTTGGCCGACCTGGGCATCAAGATTGAAATCGCGTCTTGGCGCAATCTGGTGCCGAACGTCTGGTCGCTGCATATCCGCGATGCGCATTCGCCCATGTGCTTCACCAACGGCAAGGGCTCTACCAAGGAAAGCGCCTTGGCGTCGGCCTTGGGCGAATACATCGAGCGGATCAACGCCAATCACTTCTACGCCGGCAGCTTCTGGGGCGAAGATATTGCGAATGCAGAATTCGTCCACTACCCGGACGAGCGTTGGTTCAAGCCGGGCCGGAAGGACGCGCTGCCGAAAGAAATTCTGGATGAATACACCCGCGAGATTTACGACCCCGAAGGTGAACTGCGCGCGTCGCACCTGATCGACACCAATTCCGGCAATGCTGCGCGCGGCATCTGCTCGCTGCCGTATGTGCGTCAGTCGGATGGCGAAACGGTTTACTTCCCGTCCAACCTGATCGAGAACCTGTACGTCAGCAACGGCATGAGCGCAGGCAATACGCTGGCCGAAGCGCAGGTGCAGTGCTTGTCGGAAATTTTTGAGCGCGCGGTCAAACGGGAAATCCTGGAAGGCGAAATCGCGCTGCCCGACGTGCCGCAAGACGTGCTGGCGAAGTACCCCGGCATTGTGGCGGGCATCAAGGCGCTGGAAGAGCAGGGCTTCCCGGTGCTGGTGAAGGATGCATCGCTGGGCGGCCAGTACCCCGTGATGTGCGTGACCTTGATGAACCCGCGCACGGGCGGCGTGTTCGCGTCCTTCGGCGCGCACCCCAGCCTGGAAGTGGCGCTGGAACGCAGCCTGACCGAACTGCTGCAAGGCCGCAGCTTCGAAGGTCTGAACGATCTTCCCCGGCCCACGTTTGCCAGCGATGTGGTGACGGACGAGAACAACTTCGTTGAACACTTCATCGATTCCAGCGGCATCGTGTCCTGGCGCTTCTTCAGCGCCCGCGCCGACCACGAATTCGTGGAATGGGACTTCACCAGCAAAGGCGACAACGCCAACGCCGAAGAAGCCGCAACGCTCTTCGGTATTCTGGAAGGGATGGGCAAAGAGGTGTACGTGGCCGTCTACGAACACCTGGGTGCCACCGCTTGCCGGATTCTGGTGCCGGGCTATTCCGAGGTCTACCCGGTCGAAGACTTGGTCTGGGACAACACCAACAAGGCACTGCTGTTCCGCACCGATGTATTGAACCTGCATCGCCTGGACGACGACGCACTGGCAGCCTTGCTGGATCGTCTGGAAAACAATGAGCTGGACGACTACCTGGACATCGCCACCCTGATCGGCATCGAGTTCGACGAGAACACCGACTGGGGCCAGCTGACGGTGCTGGAACTGCGCCTGCTGATCAACCTGGCCTTGAAGCAGTTCGATGCCGCGCAGGAGCTGGTCGAGGCCTTCCTGCAATACAACGACAACACGGTGGAGCGCGGCTTGTTCTATCAAGCCATGAGCGCCGCGCTGGAAGTCCTGCTGGACGACGAGCTGGAGATGGACGACTACGTCACCAACTTCCGCCGCATGTTCGGCAACCCGCGCATGGATGCGGTGCTGGGTTCACTGGACGGCAGCGTGCGCTTCTTCGGCCTGACCCCCACCAGCATGAAGCTGGAAGGTCTGGACCGCCACGCGCGTCTGATCGACAGCTACAAGAAATTGCACGTGGCGCGCGCGAAGACAGCGGCTGTTGTCGGCTGA
- a CDS encoding EAL domain-containing protein has translation MPTTIFDQPFQPLSCDGCRDPSQLPFDFTMAFQPIVDVETGRPFAYEALVRGLAGESAASILGQVNDTNRYRFDQACRVRAIDQAAELGLSSLPNCRLSINFLPNAVYRAETCIRATMQAAKRAELDHGRLMFEVTEGEQVRNPAHLMSIFAEYRRQGLITAIDDFGAGYAGLTLLARFQPHVIKLDMEFTRDIDQRPVQQAIVSGVVLICRRLGITTIAEGVETAEESACMTSLGVRYQQGYYFARPMIGELPLA, from the coding sequence ATGCCAACCACCATCTTCGATCAGCCCTTCCAGCCGCTTTCCTGCGACGGATGCCGCGACCCGTCGCAGTTGCCTTTCGACTTCACCATGGCGTTTCAGCCCATTGTGGACGTCGAAACCGGCCGCCCGTTTGCGTACGAGGCCCTGGTACGTGGGCTGGCAGGCGAGTCTGCTGCCAGCATCCTGGGACAAGTCAACGACACCAACCGTTACCGCTTCGACCAGGCGTGCCGCGTGCGCGCCATCGACCAGGCCGCCGAGCTTGGCTTGAGTTCGTTGCCGAATTGCCGTCTGAGCATCAACTTCCTGCCCAATGCGGTCTACCGCGCCGAGACCTGTATTCGCGCCACCATGCAGGCCGCGAAACGGGCCGAGCTGGATCACGGCAGACTGATGTTCGAAGTGACCGAAGGCGAACAGGTGCGCAACCCGGCCCACCTGATGTCGATCTTTGCGGAATATCGCCGCCAGGGGCTGATCACCGCCATCGATGACTTCGGTGCGGGCTATGCCGGCTTGACGCTGCTGGCTCGCTTCCAGCCGCACGTCATCAAACTGGACATGGAATTCACCCGCGACATCGACCAGCGCCCGGTGCAACAGGCCATTGTCAGTGGCGTGGTGCTGATCTGCCGACGCCTTGGCATCACAACGATTGCCGAGGGGGTAGAAACGGCGGAAGAATCGGCCTGCATGACATCGCTGGGCGTGCGTTATCAGCAGGGGTATTACTTTGCGCGGCCCATGATCGGCGAATTGCCGTTGGCGTGA